In the Qipengyuania gelatinilytica genome, GCGCGACTCCCATCCATGTCATGCCGATGTTGCGCGCGGTCTTGACCTTCTCGACCGTATCGATGGCCATGAAGCGGACGATGATGTGCGGCTGGCCGAAATAGCCCAAGCCCCAGGTAACGGCACTGATGAAGCCGAGCAGCGTCAGGCCCTGGGTCAGGCTCAGGAAGCCCTCGACCGGCACATCGCTGAGCGAACCGCCGCCTTCACCGCCTGCGCCGAACATCACGACCAGCGGCATCAGGACGAGCGCGACGACCATGATGCAGCCCTGCACGAAGTCCGTGAGGCTCACGGCAAGGAAGCCGCCGACCATTGTGTATGCAAGGACGACCAGCGCGGTGATCCAGATACCCGTCATGTAATCGCTCATGCCCCAATCGGGCAGGATTCCGGCAAAGCTGGTCTCGAACAGCAATCCGCCACCAACGAGGCCGGCCGCAGTATAGACTGCGAAGAACACGACCACGATGAGTGCCGAGACGACGCGCAGCGCGACAGCCTTGTCGGGAAAGCGATTGGCGAGGAATTCGGGAATTGTCAGCGAGTTGCCGCGCTCCTCGGTCTGCTGCCTGAGGCGCGGTGCGACGACGACCCAGTTGACGAAGGCGCCAATGAACAGGCCGATGCCAATCCATGCCTCTACGAGACCGGCTGCATAGAGCGCGCCGGGCAGGCCGAGCAGCAGCCAGCCGCTCATGTCCGAGGCGCCGGCGGAAAGTGCAGCCACTGCCGGTGGCAGGTTCCGGCCGGCAAGGAGGTAGCCCTCGCTGGTATCGGTCGAGCGTTTCCAGGCCCAGAGGCCGATGGCGATCATGGCCACGAAATAGAGGCCGAGCGAAATCAGTGTTCCAGTCTGCATGGGCGGGCTGGTAACAAATGCAACCGGTGCTGGCTACCGTGAGCCCGGAGCGATGCCCGGAGCGATGCAAGGCGAGGGGGCTGCCCTTTTGCTGCGTTCGTGTATTGGCGGCGTAATGCCTATGACGCTTATCACCCTGCTAATGGCCTTCGCATTCTGCGCGGTGCATCTTTTCGTCGGACAATTGCGCTTCCTCGACCGCAATCCGCGAAGCCGCTGGCTGTCCTTCGCCGGTGGTGTCGCGGTGGGTTACGTGTTCCTGCATATCCTTCCCGAACTCGCTGCGCATTCCAAGACCTTCGAAAAGGCTACGGGCTTCGATGCAACCTTGGCGGAAGAGCTGGTCTACGCGCTAGCGCTCGCGGGACTTGCCTTGTTCTATGGCCTGGAGCGTTCGCTCGCGATTTCCCGGGACCGGCGAATGGCGACCGAGGGCCGAGACCGCCCGCATCACCCGGTCTTCTGGCTACATATCGGGGCGAGCGCGCTGCTGGTCCTGCTCATCGCTTACTTGCTGAACCACCGCGAGGATCCGACCCCGGCAGGGCTGGCTCTCTATTTTGCGGCGATGATGCTGCACTTCGTGACGGCTGATTTCGGTACAAGGTCGGACCATCCGGAGATCTACGATGCGCGCGGGCGATGGGTGCTTGCAGCAGCGACGCTGGGCGGCTGGTTGCTGGGCATCCTGGTCGAGCTGCCTGAACTGGTTATCGGCTGCCTCTTCGCTTTCGTCGGCGGCGGCATAGTCCTGCTGGTGCTCAAGGAAGAGCTTCCGGAAGACCGCAAGAGCTTCTTCTTTCCGTTCCTGGCCGGTGCCCTTCTCTATGCCGCGCTGGTTTTAGGCGAAACCTATCTCGCAGTATGAGCGGAACGTGGAGGTTGTGTCGGCGTAGGTTATGACGTGACCAGATACGCTATCCTTCTCGCTTCCGTTCTCGCCCTTTCAGCCTGCTCGCAAGCTGCGGACGAATCTTTGGAAGAGCCTGACGCACAACCGACGTCAGCCACGCCTTCTGACGCTGCTCAAGAGCCGTCACAGCAGCCCGAAAGCGCCTTGAACTCCGAAGAAGAACAGGCAGTCGCCAACGCTGCCACGCAGGACACCATCCCTGCGCGCTTCCACGGCAAATGGGCAGATAACGCGGAAGCCTGCGCCATCCGTGGCCACCAGCAATATCGCATCGGCGCGGACGAGGTCGGCTTCTTCGAATCGCGCGGCATCGTCCAGAGCGTGCGCGTCGACGGCAATTACGCGGCCGCCACATTGAGCGAACAATATGGCGACGCGCCGCCTGCCGTCTACGTGTTCTACATGGCGCGCGAAGGCGATGACGCGATGCGCCTTCGCTACGACAAGAACGACCGGTTCAGTGTGGTGCGCTGCCCCGAGGAATAGTCCTCAGGACTGAGCGGCACGCTTGGCGCGCTTGCGCTCGTGCGGGTCGAGGATGGCCTTGCGCAGGCGGATGTTTTCCGGCGTCACTTCGACCATCTCGTCATCGTCGATATAGGCGATGGCCTGTTCCAGCGTCATCACGCGCGGCGGGGTGAGGCGGATGGCGTCGTCCTTGCCGGTCGAACGGAAGTTCGTCAGCTGCTTCGACTTCATCGGGTTCACTTCGAGATCGTCGGGCTTGGCGTTCTCGCCGATGATCATGCCTTCGTAGATCTTCGCGCCGCCGCTGATGAACAGCTCGCCGCGGTCTTCCAGTGCGTTGAGCGCATAGGGGACAGCTTCACCCGGGACCATCGAGATCAGGACGCCGTTCTGGCGGCCTTCGATGGGGCCGCGATAGGTGTCATACTTCTCGAACAGGCGGTTCATGATGCCCGTGCCGCGCGTGTCGGACAGGAATTCGCCGTGGTAGCCGATCAGGCCGCGCGACGGAGCGGAGAAAGTGATGCGGGTCTTGCCCTGGCCCGAGGGGCGCATTTCGGTGAGCTCGGCCTTGCGGCGCTGCATCTTCTCTACGACCGTGCCGGAGTGTTCGTCGTCGACGTCGATGACGACCGTCTCGAACGGCTCCATGCGCTGGCCGTTTTCTTCACGGAACAGCACGCGCGGGCGGCTGATGCCGAGCTCGAAGCCTTCGCGGCGCATCGTTTCGATGAGCACGCCCAGCTGGAGTTCGCCGCGGCCTGCAACCTCGAAGCTGTCCTTGTCGGAGCTTTCGGTGATGCGGATGGCGACGTTGGTTTCCGCTTCGCGATAGAGGCGGTCGCGGATCATGCGGCTCGTGACCTTGCTGCCTTCGCGGCCGGCCAGCGGGCTGTCGTTGACCGAGAACTGCATGGCGAGCGTCGGCGGATCGATCGGCTGCGCTTCGATCGGCGTCTTCACGCTCGGATCGGCGAGGGTGTTCGAAACGGTCGCCTTTTCAAGGCCTGCAAGCGCGATGATGTCGCCTGCTACAGCGCTTTCTACCGGTACGCGGTCGAGACCGTCGAACGACATCAGCTTGGTTGCGCGGCCGACTTCGATGACCTTGCCATCAGCGTCGAGAGCGTGGATCGGATCGTTGAGGTTGATCTTGCCCGACTGCACGCGGCCGGTGAGCACGCGGCCCATGAAGTTGTCGCGGTCGAGCAGGGTAGCAAGGAAGCTGAACGGTGCTTCGGTGTCGAGGCCGGGGGCCGGGACATGCTCGGTGATCAGCTTGAACAGCGGTTCGAGGTCGCCCGAACGTGCGTTTTCGTCTTCGCTGGCATAGCCATCGCGGCCCGAGGCCCAGAGCGACGGGAAGTCGAGCTGTTCATCGGTCGCGTCGAGCGATGCGAAGAGATCGAAGACTTCGTCGAGCACTTCTTGCGGACGCGCGTCGCTGCGGTCGATCTTGTTGACGACAACGATCGGGCGCAGGCCAAGGCCCAGCGCCTTGCCGGTGACGAACTTGGTCTGCGGCATCGGTCCTTCGGCGGAATCGACCAGCAAGATGACGCCGTCGACCATGCTCAGGATACGCTCGACCTCGGCGCCGAAGTCGGCGTGGCCCGGGGTGTCGACGATGTTGATGCGCACGCCGTCCTTTTCGACGCTGGTGCACTTGGCGAGAATGGTGATGCCACGCTCTTTTTCGAGGTCGTTGCTATCCATCGCACGTTCTTCGACGCGCTGATTCTCGCGGAAAGTGCCGGACTGGCGGAAGAGCTGGTCGACGAGGGTGGTCTTGCCATGGTCGACGTGGGCGATGATCGCCACGTTGCGAAGGTCGCGGGACATAATATGTGCTTTCGTAAGGATGCCGTAGCGGCGCGTGATTCCGGCGCAGCCAATTCGTGCGCGCCCCTAGCCGAAATGGTGCAATGCGGCAAGCATCACGGAGTGTGACTCGAAAGGCACACTGCATGGTGTCTTGCATAGGTATGCCGCTTCGCCCTTGTTGGACGGCCCGCTGGCGAATAACTCACCGTCACTGCGTGATTTTGGGGAATGCGCAGCAACCCCAACGCAAGTTTCTGTGAGAGGAAGCCATTACATGAATTTCAAGAATACGAGCCTTCGTGCTGTCCTGCTGACCGGTGCCGCCGCCTTTGCGCTGCCCACCGCTGCCTATGCACAGGACCAAGACAAGGACAAGGACAAGGACAAGGCTCAGGCCCAGGCTCAGGCCTCTGTCGCCGATACGGCTGAAGAGCAGGCCGAGAGCCCCGATCCCAATGTCATCATCGTCACCGCGACCAAGCGTGCCAAGACGCTCCAAGAAGTTCCTGTCGCCGTCAGCGTGACCACCGCCGAAACCATCGAGCGCGCACAGATCCGCGACCTCAAGGACCTACAGACGCAGGTTCCCTCGCTTCGCGTGAACCAGCTGCAGAGCTCGGCCAACACCAACTTCCTGATCCGTGGCTTCGGCAACGGTGCCAATAACGCCGGTATCGAACCGTCGGTCGGCGTGTTCGTGGACGGCGTCTATCGCAGCCGTACCGCATCGCAGATCACCGATCTTCCCGATGTCCAGCGCATCGAAGTCCTGCGCGGCCCGCAGTCGACCCTGTTCGGCAAGAACGCCAGCGCCGGCGTGATCTCGATCGTCACCAAGGAACCGGAATTCGAATTCGGCGGCCTCGCCGAAGTTTCCTACGGCAATTACAACTCGATCGTCGGCAAGGGTCTCGTCACCGGCCCGATCAGCGATTCGATCGCATTCAGCCTCGCCGGCGGCATCAACAAGCGCGACGGCTACCTTGAAGACCAGGGCACGGGCAACGACGTCAACAACCGTGACCGCTGGTTCGGTCGTGGCCAGCTGCTGTTCGATGCCGGTGGCCCGCTCACGGTTCGCCTCATCGCAGACTACGACAAGGTCGACGAAAATTGCTGCGGCGTCGTGAACCTGCAGCAGAGCGCCGCGACCGGTGCAATCTTCGCCCTCGGCGGCGCGGTCAACGACCCGGCCGACCGTTTCGAAGACGAAGTCTACACCAATTTCGATTCCTCGAACGACATCGAGAACAAGGGTATCTCGGGCCAGATCGACTACGAACTGGGCGCCTTCACCCTGACCTCGATCACTGCCTATCGCGAAAGCGACCTGATCACCGACCAGGATTCGGACTTCACGACCGCCGACCTGATCGGCCGCAACTTCGCCGATGTCGGCATCGACACCTTCACGCAGGAACTCCGCATTTCGGGTGAAATCGGCGACCGTCTCAGCGTGCTGCTCGGCGGTTACTACTTCGATGAGAGCATCGACCAGTCGAACGAGATCCTCTTCGGCCAGGACTTCCGCGAATATGCCAACATCCTGATCGGCGGCCCGATCACCAGTCCGCCGAACGATTTTGCGGTGCAGTCGATCGAGGGCACGCTCTCCGCGCTGAACGGCCAGGACTACACGGGCCAGTTCTTCGCTGCGGGACAGGGCCTGATCGAAGCCTACACGCTCAAGAACGAAGCACTTTCGATCTTCGGCCAGCTCGACTTCGAGGTCACCGACGGTCTCGTCCTGACGCTCGGTGCAAACTACACCGACGACAGCAAGGAAATCACGACCAACGTCAACTCGACGGACGTGTTCTCGGGCATCGACCTGATTTCCTCGGGCCAGACGGCGATCTTCTCGACCCTGCTCGGCACCGCTGGTGTCAACCCGGCGGACCCCGCACAGGTCGCGGCTTTCGCAGGTGCCAACCCGGCCCTGTTCGCGCAGTTCCAGGCAATTGCCGCCTATAACGCGACGCTGTCGCCCGACGCGGCCCTGATCGATCCGAACCCGCTCAATGTCGGCGGCAACCCGTTCATTCCGCTGCAGGGGCTGCAGTTCCTGCCGCCCTTCCTCAACGTTCCCAACGTGGTCGAAGACGGCAAGACCAACGACGACGACTGGAGCTGGACAGCGCGCCTCGCCTACGACATTTCGCCGACGCTCAACATCTATGCGAGCTACGCGACGGGCTTCAAGGCAAGCAGCTTCAACCTGTCGCGCGACAGCCGTCCTCTGCAGAGCGACCTTGCGGCCATCCAGGCTGCCGGCATTGCGCCGGTGAACCTGAGCACGGGTTCGCGCTTCGCTGGTCCGGAAGAAACCGAAGTGATCGAGCTGGGCCTCAAGGGCCAGTGGGATTACGCTGCGGGTAACCTGACCATCTTCCGCCAAAAGATCGACGGCTTCCAGTCGAACATCTTCACCGGCACCGGCTTCGCGCTGGCCAATGCAGGTCTGCAGGAAACCTTCGGTATCGAGTTCGACGGCAACGTCCGCCCGACCGACTGGCTGACCCTGAACGCTGCCTTCACCTACCTCGACCCCGAATATGTCGAGTTCCCCAACAGTTCGATCGGTGACCTTTCGGGTCGTCCGGTTGCAGGGATCTCGCAGTACGCGATGTCGATCGGCGGCCAGATCAACAAGGAAGTTAATTCCGCTGGCGACCGCGTGATCTTCAACACCAACTTCTACTACGAAGCTCCGGTGCAGGTGGCAGACGGTCTTCCCGGCTTCTTCGACGGTGTGAACCAGGAAACGGCCTTCGCTGCCGCCCGTCCGTTCCGCCGCGAAGTGAACGAACTTTCGGCCAGCCTGACCTATGCCTTCGACATGGGTCTCGAAGTCTCGGTCTGGGGCCGCAACCTGCTCGACGATCGCTACATCACGACGATCTTCGACTCGGTCGCACAGACCTTCTCGATCTCGGGCTACACGAACCAGCCGCGCACCTACGGCGCTGCGGTCAAGTTCAAATTCTGATCGCGACAGCGAACTGATCGGAAAAACGGGGAAGGGGGCTTTCGGGCCCCCTTTTCTGTGCCCGCCGACCGTTTAAGAACGTGCGGCAGCAGGAGCGCATGATTTGACCAACTGGCTAATCAGCCCAGTCAAGCGGATGACCGATTTCAAGGGTCGTTCGCGGCGCCGGGAATTCTGGATTTTCTCACTGGCGCTGATTGCGTTCTGGGTGGCGTTCTTCCTTGCCGCTGACGCGCTGTTTCCGCTGCCCGAAGGGGTGCCGGGCGAAACCCCGATAGAAGATGCTCCACCGATCAGCGAAGGCGCGAACAGGATGGTGGTGTGGGTCGGACTGCCGCTGTTCCTGTTCTTCGGCTGGGCTCATCTCGCCCTGTCGATCAGGCGCCTGCATGATACCGGACGCTCGGGCTGGTGGTATCTCGTGATCTTCATCCCGTGGCTCGGGACGATCTGGTTGCTGGTCTGGTTCCTTCAGGACAGCCAGCCCTTCGACACGATCTTCGGACCCGATCCCAAGGGCCGCGTCGAAGTGCCGCCAAAGCCGGATCGAGAGTTCGATTACGTGCCGCTGCCCGCTGCTCCGGTCAGGCGAGACTAAAGCGCGCGCAGGGCCTGTGCAGGCTTCGCGCGTAGCAGCGGCAGCGAACCGCCGATGGCGAAGGCAAGGACCACGAACAGGCCGAGGCCGAGCACGGTGAAGACTTCCATCCAGTCGGGCAGCCAGTCGAACTCGAACAGCTGCGTCACGACCAGCCAAGCGGTGAGCGTGCCGAGGCCCAGCGCGACGATAGCCAGCGAGCCCGCGAGAAGGGCGTATTCCGCCAGCTGCATCTTGAGCACCTGCCCGCGATCAGCGCCGAGGACGCGCAGCACCACCGTGTCATAGGTGCGAGAAGCGCGGGCGGCTGCAATCGCGCCAAGCAACACGGCAAGTCCTGCAAGGACCGCGACGCTGGCCGCAGCGAGCGTCGCCAGCCCGACCTGCTCGATGATCGTGCGCGCCTGCTGGAGCACACCACCGACCTCGATGACCGAGGTCGACTGGAAATTGCGGACGAGCGCCTGAAGGAGCGGGCCGGTAGGCGTGCCTTCCGTCAGTTCGATCGTGGCAGCAAGGTTGTGCGGCGTGTCGCGCAGAGCATTGGGGCTGAGCACGAAGACGTAGTTGAAGCCCATGCTTTCCCAGTCGATCGTGCGCGTGCTGGCGATGCGGGCCTCAATCTCTGCGCCAAGGACGCCGAAGACCAGCTTGTCGCCCACTTCTAGGCCGGCGGCGGAGGCGAAATCATCCTCCACGCTGACGAGGTATTCGCCTTCATGCATGGGTCCCCACCATTCGCCGTCGACCAGCTCGTCGCCCTCGGGAAGGGTGTCGGCATAGGTCAGGCCGCGTTCGCCCCGCAGCGCCCATGCGCCATCGGGGATTTCCTCCAGGCTGGCGGTACGGGTCAGCTCGCCTTCGGGGCCGAATGCGAGAACCGACCCGCGAAGTGCGGCGACCGTGGTCACCTGCGCACCGGCATCGGTTTCCGCCACGAGATCGCGGAACTCGCCCTCGCGGTCGCGGGGGACGTCGAGCACGAAATAGTCGGGCGCGCGTTCAGGAACGCGCTTCTCGATATTGCCGTCGATCGAACTCTGGATGGCGGCAAGCAACACGAAGGCGGCAAGGCCGAAGCCGAGCGCGGTCACCAGCGCGCCCGTGCTCGAACCGGGCCGATGGATATTGGCAATCGCCGCGCGTGCGATCGGGCTTTTCGGGCGGGGGAGCGAAGCCGCCGTCTTGCGGATGGCCCAGCCGAGCAGCGCGAGCAGACCGAAAACGACGGCGGCACCGGCGAGGAAGCCCCCAGCCAGCATCGGGCGGCTCGAAGTAATCAGCGCAAGTCCCACGATTGCGGAGAGCCCGAGCAGGACCACGCCGATGGCGGCCCTGTCGCGGACGAGCGGCGCGACGCGCGCGCGCATCAGGGCCATGGCGGGGAAATTGCGCGCTCTCATCAGCGGTGGCGCGGCGAAAACGAGCGCGACCAGCAGGCCATATGCTGCCGCGAGCAGCAGCGCCGCCGGATCGAGCACGAAGCCCGCATTGACAGGCAGGAGACCTTCCAGCGCCTGCGCCAGGATCGGCACGACCGCGACGCCGACGGCGAGGCCGGCGATACTGCCGACCGCCGCTGCAGCGAATATCTGCAACGCGTAGATGCGCGCGATGTCCTTGGAGGTCGCACCGAGGATCTTGAGTGTCGCCACCGATTGTCGCCGCGCATCGAGATAGGACGAAACGCCGCCGCCGATACCGATGCCTGCAATGACCAGTGCTGCGAGACCCACGAGGGTCAGGAATTCGCTCATCCGTTCGACGAAGCGGTCGGTGCCCGGTGCTGCGCGTTGCGCCGTGTCGATGTCGAAACCGGCTTCGGGGAAGCGGTTCTCGAGGTCTTCCTCGATCTCTTCGAGGTTGCGCGGTGTGGAAAGCGCGACGCGGGTCTTGCTCTGGTACATTGCGCCCGGAGCAAGCAGGCCCGCACGTTCGGGTAAGTCTTCGGCAACGATGATCGTCGGGCCCAGCTGGAAGCCTTCGCCAAGCCGGTCGGGCTCGTCCTCGATGATCCCTGCGACCGTCAGCGTTTCGGTGCCGATGGCGATGCTGTCTCCGGTGCCGATGTCCAGCCGGTCGGCCGCGCCGGGGGCGATATAGGCCTCGTTGCCGCTCGGGGCGGGGGCCTCGCCCCGGCCTTCCAGCATCAGTGTGCCGTAGAGCGGGTAGGCGGCGTCGACGGCCTTGAGTTCGATGGGCGCGGCGACATCATCCTTGCGCGCCATCGCCTGCATCCGCGTGCCGGCCGAAACCGTGCCGAGTTCCTCGAGCGCCCCGCGCTCTTCCTCGTTCAGCGAGCGCTGCCACAACTCGATCTGCACATCCCCGCCGAGGAAGGCCTGGCCGTTGGCGGCAAGCTCACGCTCGATCGCCGCTGTCAGCGAGCCGATGGCAGCCAGTGCCGCCGTGCCGAGGAAAATGCATACGAGGAGGAGGCGCAGCCCCTTGAAGCGCGCGTTGAGGTCGCGCCGCGCGATGCGCCAGGCGGTGCCCCAGCTCATGCCGCGGCGGTCGCGCTGGCAGTGTCGCTTGCGATCTTGCCGTCACCCAGTGTCAGCACGCGCCCGCAATGGTCGGCCAGCTCTGGATCGTGGGTGATGACCAGCAGCGTGGCGCCGGTTTCTGCGCGTCGGTTGAACAGCAGCTCGACGATTTCGTGACCGGTCGCGGCATCAAGGTTGCCGGTCGGTTCGTCGGCAAAGATCAGGTCGGGACGCGGCGCAATGGCGCGGGCAATTGCGACGCGCTGCTGTTCGCCGCCGGAAAGCTGCTGCGGATAATGGTCGAGCCGGTGGCCGAGGCCCACGGCCTCCAGTTCGGCCTTCGCCCGTTCCTGCGCGTCGGTTTCGCCCGCCAGTTCCATCGGTGTCGCAACGTTTTCGAGCGCGGTCATGGTCGGCAGGAGGTGGAATGCCTGCAGCACGATGCCGATCCGGCCCCTGCGCGCACGGGCAAGGGCGTCTTCGTCCATCGTGGCGAAATTGGCCCCGGCCACGCTCAGCGTACCGGAAGTGGCACGCTCCAGCCCGGACAGGACCGCCATGAGCGAGCTCTTGCCCGATCCGGACGGGCCGAGCAGGGCGACGGTCTCGCCCTTGCCGATGGTGAGGTCGAGCCCTTTCAGGATTTCCACCGGTGCTTCGGTAGAGCCGAGGGTGAGGCGCAGATCGCGCGCGCAAATCGCATCTTGAGAAGTCGTCACGCGGCTGCGATGGCAGATGGACCACCGCCGCACAAGGAAGCTCGCCGATGCGCCTTAGTAGTTTGTCGATACCTCTTTTCGCCCTGACACTGGCCGCTTGCGGCAGCGAGGTCGACGAAGCTCCGCCGCAGGCCGAAGCTGCGGCAGCCAGCGAGGCGCCGGAAGAGATCGTCGTCGAAGGCGAAGAGCGCCGCATTGTCGCCTTCGGAGACAGCCTTTTCGCCGGATATAATCTGGCAGAACACGAGGGTTATCCCGAGCGGCTGCAGCGTGCCCTCAGGCAGGCGGGCATCAATGCCACCGTGGTTGATGCCGGCGTTTCGGGCGACACCAGCTCCGGCGGGCTGGAGCGGATCGGCTTCCTTCTCGACCAGCAGCCGGTAAAGCCGGACTTGTTCATCCTGGAACTGGGCGGCAACGACATGCTGCGCGGTATCCAGCCCGCAGCTACCCGTTCGAATTTCGAAGGCATGCTGGCCGAATTGCAGAGCCGTGACATTCCGGTCCTGCTGATGGGAATGCGCACGCCGCCGAACTACGGGCCGGAATACCAGCAGCAGTTCGACGCGCTCTATGGCGATCTCGCGCGCGAATATGGCGCGCAGCTGGTGCCCTTCTGGCTGGAAAGTATCTACCAGTCGCCCGAGCTGTTCCAGTCGGACAGGATCCATCCCACGGCAGAGGGTATCGATCTTTTGGTCGCCGATACGGTAGACGATGTGCAGGCGGCCCTGCCGGACGCAGGCTAGACCCGCTCGACGCTTCCGCCCGTCACGCGCCAGACTGCCGCTTCGCTAGAGATGCTGTCGAAGGGGGGCAGCTCGGTCCCCGTCATCCAGACCTGTGCGCCGCTGGCCGCAAGCTGGTCGAACAGCGCAGCGCGGCGGACCGGATCGAGATGTGCGGCGACCTCGTCGAGCAGCAGGACGCCGGCGCGCCCCTGTGCCGCGAGCGCCGCGTGAGCGAGCGTGATGGCGACCAGCATGGCCTTCTGTTCACCGGTCGAGCTCTGGGCGGCAGGCACGCGCTTGGCTGCGTGAACCACTTCCAGCTCGTCGCGGTGCGGGCCCGAGAGGGTGCGCTGCGCTGCCCGGTCCCTCGCGCGCCCGTCGAACAAGGCCTGCGACAAGGCTTCGGCACTGTCGGTTCCTCCCGGCGCATAGGTCAGGGCGGGGCGGGCGAAAGGCTCGCTCGGCATATGGGCGATGCGGCTCATCAGAGTATCGACCAGCATCGCGCGTCCCGCGATCAGCTTTCCGCCATGCTCGACCATCTGCGCCTCGATCGCGTCGAGCCAGGCGCTTTCGGGCGCGCGGTCGTCTGTCAGCAGGCGGTTCCTCTCGCGCAGCGCGGCTTCATAGCGTGACGCATAGGCGGCATGCGCGGGATCGAGCGCCAGCGCCATGCGGTCCATGAACCTGCGCCGGTCGGCAGCAGGGCCGGTGAAGAGGCCGTCCATTGCCGGGGTCAGCCATGTCAGCGCGAGCCATTCGCCCAGAGCAGTCGCGCTGTTTTCTGCGCCATTGATGCGTACGCGCCGGCGCGCCGGGTGATCGCTTTCGGTATAAGTGCCGAGCCGGATCGCCTCGCCGTCGTCCTGCCTGAGGTCCGCGCCGATGGCGAAGCCGGTGTCCGCATCATGCTGGACCATATCGGCCAGCGCAGCCCGCCTCA is a window encoding:
- a CDS encoding ABC transporter ATP-binding protein; the protein is MTTSQDAICARDLRLTLGSTEAPVEILKGLDLTIGKGETVALLGPSGSGKSSLMAVLSGLERATSGTLSVAGANFATMDEDALARARRGRIGIVLQAFHLLPTMTALENVATPMELAGETDAQERAKAELEAVGLGHRLDHYPQQLSGGEQQRVAIARAIAPRPDLIFADEPTGNLDAATGHEIVELLFNRRAETGATLLVITHDPELADHCGRVLTLGDGKIASDTASATAAA
- the typA gene encoding translational GTPase TypA, which translates into the protein MSRDLRNVAIIAHVDHGKTTLVDQLFRQSGTFRENQRVEERAMDSNDLEKERGITILAKCTSVEKDGVRINIVDTPGHADFGAEVERILSMVDGVILLVDSAEGPMPQTKFVTGKALGLGLRPIVVVNKIDRSDARPQEVLDEVFDLFASLDATDEQLDFPSLWASGRDGYASEDENARSGDLEPLFKLITEHVPAPGLDTEAPFSFLATLLDRDNFMGRVLTGRVQSGKINLNDPIHALDADGKVIEVGRATKLMSFDGLDRVPVESAVAGDIIALAGLEKATVSNTLADPSVKTPIEAQPIDPPTLAMQFSVNDSPLAGREGSKVTSRMIRDRLYREAETNVAIRITESSDKDSFEVAGRGELQLGVLIETMRREGFELGISRPRVLFREENGQRMEPFETVVIDVDDEHSGTVVEKMQRRKAELTEMRPSGQGKTRITFSAPSRGLIGYHGEFLSDTRGTGIMNRLFEKYDTYRGPIEGRQNGVLISMVPGEAVPYALNALEDRGELFISGGAKIYEGMIIGENAKPDDLEVNPMKSKQLTNFRSTGKDDAIRLTPPRVMTLEQAIAYIDDDEMVEVTPENIRLRKAILDPHERKRAKRAAQS
- a CDS encoding TonB-dependent receptor, yielding MNFKNTSLRAVLLTGAAAFALPTAAYAQDQDKDKDKDKAQAQAQASVADTAEEQAESPDPNVIIVTATKRAKTLQEVPVAVSVTTAETIERAQIRDLKDLQTQVPSLRVNQLQSSANTNFLIRGFGNGANNAGIEPSVGVFVDGVYRSRTASQITDLPDVQRIEVLRGPQSTLFGKNASAGVISIVTKEPEFEFGGLAEVSYGNYNSIVGKGLVTGPISDSIAFSLAGGINKRDGYLEDQGTGNDVNNRDRWFGRGQLLFDAGGPLTVRLIADYDKVDENCCGVVNLQQSAATGAIFALGGAVNDPADRFEDEVYTNFDSSNDIENKGISGQIDYELGAFTLTSITAYRESDLITDQDSDFTTADLIGRNFADVGIDTFTQELRISGEIGDRLSVLLGGYYFDESIDQSNEILFGQDFREYANILIGGPITSPPNDFAVQSIEGTLSALNGQDYTGQFFAAGQGLIEAYTLKNEALSIFGQLDFEVTDGLVLTLGANYTDDSKEITTNVNSTDVFSGIDLISSGQTAIFSTLLGTAGVNPADPAQVAAFAGANPALFAQFQAIAAYNATLSPDAALIDPNPLNVGGNPFIPLQGLQFLPPFLNVPNVVEDGKTNDDDWSWTARLAYDISPTLNIYASYATGFKASSFNLSRDSRPLQSDLAAIQAAGIAPVNLSTGSRFAGPEETEVIELGLKGQWDYAAGNLTIFRQKIDGFQSNIFTGTGFALANAGLQETFGIEFDGNVRPTDWLTLNAAFTYLDPEYVEFPNSSIGDLSGRPVAGISQYAMSIGGQINKEVNSAGDRVIFNTNFYYEAPVQVADGLPGFFDGVNQETAFAAARPFRREVNELSASLTYAFDMGLEVSVWGRNLLDDRYITTIFDSVAQTFSISGYTNQPRTYGAAVKFKF
- the putP gene encoding sodium/proline symporter PutP, with amino-acid sequence MQTGTLISLGLYFVAMIAIGLWAWKRSTDTSEGYLLAGRNLPPAVAALSAGASDMSGWLLLGLPGALYAAGLVEAWIGIGLFIGAFVNWVVVAPRLRQQTEERGNSLTIPEFLANRFPDKAVALRVVSALIVVVFFAVYTAAGLVGGGLLFETSFAGILPDWGMSDYMTGIWITALVVLAYTMVGGFLAVSLTDFVQGCIMVVALVLMPLVVMFGAGGEGGGSLSDVPVEGFLSLTQGLTLLGFISAVTWGLGYFGQPHIIVRFMAIDTVEKVKTARNIGMTWMGVALIGSIGIGIAGRAYVERNGLVIDNPETIFIVLANLLFHPLITGFLLAALLAAIMSTISSQLLVAASSLTEDFYKLFFRKEASERESVNMGRICTALVALAAIAIASDPDSEVLGLVSHAWAGFGAAFGPLIILSLTWDKMTGAGAVAGLVTGAGTVAAWIALGWNSRLPGMDAGLYEIVPGFIAAWVAIWLVSKATAPAGVAQEA
- a CDS encoding DUF805 domain-containing protein; translated protein: MTDFKGRSRRREFWIFSLALIAFWVAFFLAADALFPLPEGVPGETPIEDAPPISEGANRMVVWVGLPLFLFFGWAHLALSIRRLHDTGRSGWWYLVIFIPWLGTIWLLVWFLQDSQPFDTIFGPDPKGRVEVPPKPDREFDYVPLPAAPVRRD
- a CDS encoding ABC transporter permease — translated: MSWGTAWRIARRDLNARFKGLRLLLVCIFLGTAALAAIGSLTAAIERELAANGQAFLGGDVQIELWQRSLNEEERGALEELGTVSAGTRMQAMARKDDVAAPIELKAVDAAYPLYGTLMLEGRGEAPAPSGNEAYIAPGAADRLDIGTGDSIAIGTETLTVAGIIEDEPDRLGEGFQLGPTIIVAEDLPERAGLLAPGAMYQSKTRVALSTPRNLEEIEEDLENRFPEAGFDIDTAQRAAPGTDRFVERMSEFLTLVGLAALVIAGIGIGGGVSSYLDARRQSVATLKILGATSKDIARIYALQIFAAAAVGSIAGLAVGVAVVPILAQALEGLLPVNAGFVLDPAALLLAAAYGLLVALVFAAPPLMRARNFPAMALMRARVAPLVRDRAAIGVVLLGLSAIVGLALITSSRPMLAGGFLAGAAVVFGLLALLGWAIRKTAASLPRPKSPIARAAIANIHRPGSSTGALVTALGFGLAAFVLLAAIQSSIDGNIEKRVPERAPDYFVLDVPRDREGEFRDLVAETDAGAQVTTVAALRGSVLAFGPEGELTRTASLEEIPDGAWALRGERGLTYADTLPEGDELVDGEWWGPMHEGEYLVSVEDDFASAAGLEVGDKLVFGVLGAEIEARIASTRTIDWESMGFNYVFVLSPNALRDTPHNLAATIELTEGTPTGPLLQALVRNFQSTSVIEVGGVLQQARTIIEQVGLATLAAASVAVLAGLAVLLGAIAAARASRTYDTVVLRVLGADRGQVLKMQLAEYALLAGSLAIVALGLGTLTAWLVVTQLFEFDWLPDWMEVFTVLGLGLFVVLAFAIGGSLPLLRAKPAQALRAL